Sequence from the SAR324 cluster bacterium genome:
AATTCCGGTAAGGCCTGTTGACAAATGATCATCCCATTTGCTCTCCATTCCACCCCAATCATCCCATTGATTCATCCCGCTGACCATCGCAGAACTCATATGCTCAATGGTTGTATTCCAAAAAGTATTTCCAGATGATGAATATACTGTATCAGCTGTAATGATAGTGCGTTTCAATAAATCTGGAATTACCTGATTAACTCTTTCTAATTCACTGAATTCAAGAGTACCTAAAGATAATATAAATCCTTGTAAAAGCCCACCAATTGCCTCTGGAATTTCTTCATTTGTTACTTTTCCTGATAACTCACTAACCCCTGTGTTCATCAAACTCTTAACAATTTCAGATTTATTCTCTGTATAGAATTTTTCTCTACCTGGTATGGTTGCAACTAACTCAGAGCAAATGTCTGACAAAATTTCTTTTCTGCGTGTCGAATCAGATATTTTGGCAATATCTAATCCTTTGATAGATCCTGTTAGCATTGATTCAAGAACCTTTATCAAGTCATCTGAGTTGTTTAAACTTTTATTTGTCAGTTCATCCCTCACCCCTTTTAAAATTGAATCAATGACGGTAATAGTTAGTCCCTCCCCTTTTCTATCAACAGATCTTAGTTCATTTACCAAAGAATACCCACCTGCAAGCCGAAGTTTATTTTCAAAATCAACAAGTATTTTATCAACAAATGTGACTGTGTTTTCAGGAACAGTAGTAAAAACTAACGGAATGATATCATAGGGTAGATAATTTCCTGAAGTATCTTTGATCCACTCCTTAATTTTCAGTTCGTATTTTGTGTTGTAGTCAAGATAATCAACTGGATAGACTGTAAATGATCGATTGTCATTCCGTGCATCGTAATCGGATCTCATCGGTACACAAGAGAGAAAATTATTTGCAGAGAGTTGAACTGTTGCTCCACAAGTGAAATCGTCAGCTGTGGTTACTGAAGTGACGTCTATTGGCTCATCAAAGGCAAATTTCACAGAGGTTCCAATTAACACTCCAGTACTGCCATTACTTGGAACAAGTGCATTGGCTACTACATTTGGTTTCGTATTATCTACTTCAATCACTGGGTCAGGTTCCGGGACCGGACTTGAGCTTTCACTTGTCTCATCAGAAGAGCAGGCAACAACCAATGTCCCCAGAATTAATGGGATAAGAAGCAGATTAAAAACGTGTTTTGACATATTCATAACAGTCTCTTTGTCCGAA
This genomic interval carries:
- a CDS encoding Ig-like domain-containing protein yields the protein MNMSKHVFNLLLIPLILGTLVVACSSDETSESSSPVPEPDPVIEVDNTKPNVVANALVPSNGSTGVLIGTSVKFAFDEPIDVTSVTTADDFTCGATVQLSANNFLSCVPMRSDYDARNDNRSFTVYPVDYLDYNTKYELKIKEWIKDTSGNYLPYDIIPLVFTTVPENTVTFVDKILVDFENKLRLAGGYSLVNELRSVDRKGEGLTITVIDSILKGVRDELTNKSLNNSDDLIKVLESMLTGSIKGLDIAKISDSTRRKEILSDICSELVATIPGREKFYTENKSEIVKSLMNTGVSELSGKVTNEEIPEAIGGLLQGFILSLGTLEFSELERVNQVIPDLLKRTIITADTVYSSSGNTFWNTTIEHMSSAMVSGMNQWDDWGGMESKWDDHLSTGLTGI